Genomic segment of Malus domestica chromosome 15, GDT2T_hap1:
CTTGTTTGTCTGTTTTACGTGGACTAGGTTTCAAGGGCCGTGAACTTTATCATGTTTGAAGGGCCCAAAAGTCAAACATGAATTACCAGTGGTAAATAAGTTACAGTTGACCCATGGTAAATAAAACTCCGGAAACCCATAACGCCTTCCCGGGAAGCATCTGCCGCCCTGATGAACCAGTCCGTCTGAACGTCGAGCTTCGAGCGTAATAACAATTGAAataaaggagggagagagagagggcaatGTCCAGGGCTCGCGTCTACGCGGACGTCAACGTTCAGCGCCCAAGAGATTACTGGGATTACGAATCTCACACTCTTCAATGGGGGTAATAATCTAATCTAATTGCAATAACCTTCGCAATTTAATACTAAAtgaattatttttattgtttaattAGACATGATTATGTTAATCAGGAATGTTAGGGTTCTTAGATCATAGGTTGAGAGAAAAATCCCAATTTAAAGGGaaaataaaaatgttgtttgttcTATGTTTGCTGCATTGTTGCTACTGAAATTTCCGTGTCATTGAACTTCATTTGATAGCGAAAGTTGTTGTAGAATTACTCATGCCAGGGGCCCGCTCGGGACATTTGAGCGCAAAAGCACTTTTGGTTGTCTGAAGGCGTTGTTTTGGTGATTTAAGAAGCAATGCTCTTTGGATAAGTGATTTTAGAGATTCTTTCTAGTAATTTTCAGCATGATATTTCAAAGGTGCAATTTCCCAATTCTtatttcttgtttgtttttcaTATGCTCAGTGAACAAGGTGACTATGAGGTTGTTCGGAAGGTTGGAAGAGGAAAATACAGTGAGGTCTTTGAAGGTGTGAATGTCACCAACAATGAAAAATGTGTTATCAAGATCCTTAAACCCGTCAAGAAAAAGAAGGTGCGCGAATTCTTAAGTTGACCCTGTACTTTAGGATATACATTGCCCTACCTTTGAGTGATTTTCAGTCTTTCCATTTTGTTTCGTCGGGGGTTTCTTCCCCCGTGGATACGCTCAACTTGTTTTGTTCTGTATTTCCTTATCTAATTTAACTGAGATACAATAATTTGTTGGTATTCATGCAGATTAAAAGGGAGATAAAGATACTGCAGAATCTTTGTGGTGGTACAAATATTGTGAAGCTGCTTGATATTGTTAGAGATGAACATTCAAAAACTCCtagcttgatctttgaatatgTGAACAGTATAGATTTCAAAGTGTTGTACCCCACACTGACGGATTATGACATTCGCTACTATATATATGAACTTCTCAAGGTTTTGTCATCTGATCCTCTTGCTAAACAATTAATTTTCTAACCACTTCGGTACACATGCTTTTGCTGGCAGCAATCCGTCTTTTAATTGTGTGAAAGAATGTCATGATTCTGACTTGTCCTGGTTTAGCTGCTGCAAACGTAGCTAATCAAAAGCTGGTCTCCTAATTGCAGGCATTGGATTACTGCCATTCGCAGGGCATAATGCATCGAGATGTCAAGCCTCACAATGTTATGATCGATCATGAGCTCCGAAAACTTCGCTTGATTGATTGGGGTCTCGCTGAATTCTACCATCCTGGCAAGGAGTACCATGTCCGGGTAGCTTCAAGGTGGAATCTCTTTGATCGTTTAACTTTGGTATTGAATTGTTACTTTTCTTCTAGATTCTTGAAAGACATGTATCTTTTGCATTCTTTTGTTTCCTCTACAAGTAGGAGTGTAGGACTTGGGTTGGATCAACCCATTCAACCCAAAATTTGGACAACTCGGGCAAGAATCTTCATAAGTTGAGTAAACATGGACATAATTTCTTTAACTTGAATGATAGTCGGAGGGACTGAGATAAACTAAGGATATAATAGTTGTAGGGACTGTGAAGAAgatgatgccttgtgcagttatTGCTCGAACAGTTATCAAACACAACTTGCAGCGAGACTAAAGTTTATTACCAACAGATTCGTCTGATGGCAAAAGGGTTTATAGTTAGTTTAATGCCAACTTACATTGTCAACGTGTGAATTCTCTGTTTGCTTTGCAGAATGTTTATAAATTTGAATGCTGTTTATCAGGCACTATAAGGGGCCTGAACTCCTTGTGGATTTGCAAGATTATGACTATTCGTTAGACTTGTGGAGCCTTGGCTGTATGTTTGCAGGAATGGTGAGGGTTTACGCTTCCCTGTTGTTACTGTGTATTCAGGTTTTCTCTAGCTGCTACATTTTGTTGATCATGACGGAAACAAAGTGTTCTCTTCCTTGCAGATCTTTCGCAAGGAACAATTCTTCTATGGTCGTGACAATCAGGACCAGCTAGCGAAAATTGCTAAGGTATTTTTGGTTTCATACTTGGCTCGAAGATCTTAGTATAGGCAATCCATAATCTATATGTCTTAGCCCTTCAATACACCAAAACTAATTTAAAAGTTGCCTCAAGATTGTTGAGTTTTCCATTTTGTCTGTAAGTTGACATACATTTACTGTTATATCCTTGCAGCACTGGGGTTTCACAAACCGTCAGAAATATAGCATTAGAGTGTCCATATTCACATAACTTGTTATCTTATGTAGATGAAATCTTCTTCAGGTTCTTGGAACAGACGAATTAAATGCatatttgaataaatataaccTTGTGCTTGATCCTCAGCTCGAGGCTCTTGTTGGAAGGTATACTTCTCATTCAATGATTAATCATTATGGTTGAAAGAAAAGGCATCGCTTTGTCTGTCTTTTCGTCAGATGATGTTAAACTTCGTGGCTGTATCACCAAATGTATACAGTAAAATGAATTTCtcgtctttttattttttctgatgTCGCCTTCTTTTCGTGGACAAACAAATATTTCGTGGACAAACAacattcttccttcttttttatTCTGATTTAGGCACAATAAGAAGCCATGGTCAAGATTTATCAATGCAGAAAATCAGCATCTGGTTTCTCCAGAggtatttttcttttgggttttttttttccttcttcatcttcttttgctCACTGGTGATTATTTGGTCCTTTTTTTCGTGATGTCCAGGCCATTGATTTTCTAGATAAGCTTCTTCGATATGATCACCAGGAAAGGCTTACAGCAAGAGAAGCAATGGTATATTATTTAAGATTAACTGCTGTTTCATTTCATTCCCTTTCGTTTTCCTTCATGCGAGTTTAACATATGTCTATATTATTGCTCAGATACATAATGTTAAGTGGTTGAATTCCATATTATGTTCAACCGTTaagcacaaaacaaaattgTCACCATCGGGTACCTTCACATTTTGCACATGCTCAGGGTCTATCGTTATACTTGAAAATAATAGGTTAAAGTATTCCATGTTTCAGGATCATGCATACTTCTCCCAAGTGAGAAGTGCAGAAAATAGCTGGATACAGACGCAGTAACACCAGACTCCAATTGAATCCTTTGGTAAAAAAACTTTTATCCTCTGTCTTTCCTTGTAGCCTGTAATAATCACTGAAGGAAGATATTTACCTAACTTAGGTTGTTCATTACATtcattatttgaaattttaatgaCGATATTCTTTCTTTTCCGAACACATAATTGTGATGTTCACTCAAAACCTGTTTTCTTTGGTTGGCATATTTTAGATTTCGGATTATGTTGGTCCATATGCATGCTAAAACAACAATCGAATTTCCAGAAACAACCTTCAATCAACCAACAAACAAGCACTTTTATAACATATTCCCCAAATAGCTTTCAGCTAATTAACATCCAAGAGTCTAGGAAGGATCTTTATGCAGAACCTCCACAGTGAACTTCACACACATTTCTACAATTTATTCTTTTCTGGTCGAGAACTTTTCATTTTTGAAGATGAGGGAAACATGTGTACACATCAGATTTGGGATGTTTTGCTTCTGCATGCTCCCTGCACTTCACCTCGCTCGTGGTGCAAATAAACACTTGCATACACACCTTGCACTGCAATCATCAGTCAGTACCTCGCATCAGAAACAACGCAAATGCCCAAACTAGAATGAAATTTCGGTGCCAATTAGCTTCATTTACCTGAATTGtcattgatttcttgtttgattCAAGCTGGCTGCCTGCGTGTCAAGAGATACACAAATCGTTTACTAACTCATATATTCCCTCTTTCTGAAGCTATATTTCAGTTTTGTGGCCTAGAATATGGGTTAGAGAACACAAAGAAATCGAATTCTAAGATGAATTCATCACAACTAACGTCTCTTGATTCATATAAATAGACCATATATTCACAATttagtttc
This window contains:
- the LOC103455915 gene encoding casein kinase II subunit alpha-2-like isoform X3, which encodes MSRARVYADVNVQRPRDYWDYESHTLQWGEQGDYEVVRKVGRGKYSEVFEGVNVTNNEKCVIKILKPVKKKKIKREIKILQNLCGGTNIVKLLDIVRDEHSKTPSLIFEYVNSIDFKVLYPTLTDYDIRYYIYELLKALDYCHSQGIMHRDVKPHNVMIDHELRKLRLIDWGLAEFYHPGKEYHVRVASRHYKGPELLVDLQDYDYSLDLWSLGCMFAGMIFRKEQFFYGRDNQDQLAKIAKVLGTDELNAYLNKYNLVLDPQLEALVGRHNKKPWSRFINAENQHLVSPEAIDFLDKLLRYDHQERLTAREAMDHAYFSQVRSAENSWIQTQ
- the LOC103455916 gene encoding uncharacterized protein At2g23090-like, with the translated sequence MGGGNGQKSKMARQRNMEKQKNAAKGSQLESNKKSMTIQCKVCMQVFICTTSEVKCREHAEAKHPKSDVYTCFPHLQK
- the LOC103455915 gene encoding casein kinase II subunit alpha-2-like isoform X1; protein product: MSRARVYADVNVQRPRDYWDYESHTLQWGESCCRITHARGPLGTFERKSTFGCLKALFCEQGDYEVVRKVGRGKYSEVFEGVNVTNNEKCVIKILKPVKKKKIKREIKILQNLCGGTNIVKLLDIVRDEHSKTPSLIFEYVNSIDFKVLYPTLTDYDIRYYIYELLKALDYCHSQGIMHRDVKPHNVMIDHELRKLRLIDWGLAEFYHPGKEYHVRVASRHYKGPELLVDLQDYDYSLDLWSLGCMFAGMIFRKEQFFYGRDNQDQLAKIAKVLGTDELNAYLNKYNLVLDPQLEALVGRHNKKPWSRFINAENQHLVSPEAIDFLDKLLRYDHQERLTAREAMDHAYFSQVRSAENSWIQTQ
- the LOC103455915 gene encoding casein kinase II subunit alpha-2-like isoform X2 translates to MSRARVYADVNVQRPRDYWDYESHTLQWGITHARGPLGTFERKSTFGCLKALFCEQGDYEVVRKVGRGKYSEVFEGVNVTNNEKCVIKILKPVKKKKIKREIKILQNLCGGTNIVKLLDIVRDEHSKTPSLIFEYVNSIDFKVLYPTLTDYDIRYYIYELLKALDYCHSQGIMHRDVKPHNVMIDHELRKLRLIDWGLAEFYHPGKEYHVRVASRHYKGPELLVDLQDYDYSLDLWSLGCMFAGMIFRKEQFFYGRDNQDQLAKIAKVLGTDELNAYLNKYNLVLDPQLEALVGRHNKKPWSRFINAENQHLVSPEAIDFLDKLLRYDHQERLTAREAMDHAYFSQVRSAENSWIQTQ